Proteins from a single region of Dysosmobacter acutus:
- a CDS encoding SDR family NAD(P)-dependent oxidoreductase gives MLQKKDPLNLTGKVAVITGGGSGIGLGVSQLLSAYGAAVAIVDVSDKAEEKAQELRDAGRQAAFFKCDVTNEESVIATVKAIVDKFGRIDILHNNAGVTVRKTIEDLAEKEWDFVLDVGLKGLFLMSKHVIPEMKKVGGGSIVNTGSGWGLKGGDLAAAYCAVKGGIVNVTRAMAIDHGKDNIRVNSINPGDTVTAMMVSEGRQTGEIKSDADIDEFLKSCGAGRPLARIGQPEDIANGVLFLCSDLASWVTGAALVVDGGGIA, from the coding sequence ATGTTACAGAAAAAAGATCCGCTGAATCTGACCGGCAAAGTCGCCGTCATCACCGGCGGCGGTTCCGGAATCGGCCTGGGTGTCTCCCAGCTGCTGTCCGCCTATGGCGCTGCGGTAGCCATCGTGGACGTGAGCGACAAGGCGGAGGAAAAGGCCCAGGAGCTGCGCGACGCCGGCCGTCAGGCCGCCTTCTTCAAGTGCGATGTCACCAACGAAGAGAGCGTCATCGCCACCGTCAAGGCCATTGTCGATAAGTTTGGCCGTATCGACATCCTGCACAACAACGCCGGCGTCACCGTCCGCAAGACCATTGAGGATCTGGCTGAGAAGGAATGGGACTTCGTTTTGGACGTGGGTCTGAAGGGCCTGTTCCTGATGAGCAAGCACGTGATCCCCGAGATGAAGAAGGTCGGCGGCGGCTCCATTGTCAACACCGGCTCCGGCTGGGGTCTCAAGGGCGGCGACCTGGCTGCCGCTTACTGCGCCGTGAAGGGCGGCATCGTCAACGTCACCCGCGCCATGGCCATTGACCACGGCAAGGACAACATCCGCGTCAACTCCATCAACCCCGGTGACACAGTCACCGCCATGATGGTCAGCGAGGGCCGCCAGACCGGCGAGATCAAGAGCGACGCCGACATCGACGAGTTCCTCAAGTCCTGCGGCGCTGGCCGCCCCCTGGCCCGCATCGGTCAGCCCGAGGACATTGCCAACGGCGTGCTCTTCCTCTGCTCCGACCTGGCCAGCTGGGTCACCGGCGCTGCGCTGGTGGTGGACGGCGGCGGCATCGCCTAA
- a CDS encoding sigma-54 interaction domain-containing protein — protein sequence MDLQAHSAELSQVLQLIQHLFGIESAIFDNSATLVVSSSKYLEKKGTMVHKPSILEVIEQDEVTVFTPGNMPSCIGCRFNGNCPATLEILKRIMLADYPVGVLSFSAFSKSDHDRLTRDIEFFKQIIYDFVELISNLLRGSGGDINSGNIDGYLSALTELMPDGLLVTDRQGNILSMNGAALGMLSGSCLKSVRDFLPEELVAMILEGSRVEDHSVTADKENSFSVSTVPIKTAEEVEGAAVRLVRKSGRILAKAKLPETDTMQGSGAHMSSIKRRMKKVVNSPSSVFISGETGTGKGLLAKSIHYESDRSDKPFVTISCANIPESLFESELFGYEAGAFTGALKSGKRGKLEMAEGGTLFLDEISEMPMNMQAKLLNVLQDYRFERVGGTNTVRVNARIISASNADMNQRIAENRFRADLFYRLNVINIEMLPLRERMEDMPQLLTAFLAKFNQRLNSHVVSFSQEVLDLFYRYSWPGNIRQLENIVEYCVNMAEGSTVKVEDLPAYFLREVSNQPAPTLKGMESATIREMLDHYGWDMKGKARTAEALGISLRTLYRKMDQAHFSDK from the coding sequence ATGGATTTACAGGCGCATTCCGCGGAATTGTCACAGGTTTTGCAGCTGATCCAGCATCTGTTTGGCATAGAATCTGCCATTTTTGACAATTCGGCAACCCTGGTGGTCAGCAGCAGCAAGTACCTTGAAAAGAAGGGGACCATGGTGCACAAGCCATCGATCCTTGAGGTCATTGAGCAGGATGAGGTCACCGTGTTCACACCCGGCAACATGCCCTCATGCATCGGCTGCCGGTTCAACGGAAACTGTCCCGCCACGCTGGAGATATTAAAACGGATTATGCTTGCGGACTATCCGGTGGGCGTGCTGTCCTTCTCCGCCTTTTCCAAGAGCGACCACGACAGGCTCACACGGGACATCGAGTTTTTCAAGCAGATCATCTACGATTTTGTGGAGCTGATCTCCAATTTGCTGCGGGGATCCGGCGGGGACATCAACAGCGGAAACATCGACGGATATCTCTCCGCCCTGACGGAACTGATGCCGGACGGCCTGCTGGTCACGGACCGGCAGGGAAACATCCTCAGCATGAACGGGGCGGCGCTTGGGATGCTGAGCGGCTCGTGTCTGAAATCCGTCAGGGACTTTTTGCCGGAGGAACTGGTCGCCATGATCCTGGAGGGAAGCCGGGTGGAGGACCACAGCGTCACCGCGGACAAGGAGAACTCCTTTTCCGTCAGCACCGTTCCCATCAAAACCGCCGAGGAGGTGGAGGGAGCGGCGGTCCGGCTGGTGCGCAAGTCCGGGCGGATATTGGCCAAGGCAAAACTGCCGGAGACAGACACCATGCAGGGCAGCGGCGCCCACATGAGCAGCATCAAGCGCCGAATGAAGAAAGTGGTCAACAGTCCCTCCTCCGTGTTCATCTCCGGAGAGACGGGGACCGGCAAGGGGCTGCTGGCCAAATCCATTCACTATGAGAGCGACCGCAGCGACAAGCCCTTTGTGACCATCAGCTGTGCCAACATCCCGGAGTCCCTTTTTGAAAGCGAGCTGTTCGGATATGAGGCGGGCGCTTTTACCGGGGCACTGAAGTCCGGGAAGCGGGGCAAACTGGAGATGGCCGAGGGAGGGACGCTGTTTTTGGATGAAATCAGCGAGATGCCCATGAACATGCAGGCCAAGCTGCTCAACGTGCTGCAGGACTACCGCTTTGAGCGGGTGGGCGGCACAAACACCGTTCGTGTCAACGCCAGGATCATCTCGGCCTCCAACGCGGATATGAACCAGCGGATTGCGGAGAACCGCTTCCGCGCGGACCTCTTTTACCGGCTGAATGTCATCAACATTGAGATGCTGCCCCTGCGGGAGCGGATGGAGGACATGCCGCAGCTGCTGACCGCCTTCCTGGCCAAGTTCAACCAGCGGCTCAATTCCCATGTGGTTTCCTTCAGCCAGGAGGTGCTGGACCTCTTCTACCGCTACAGCTGGCCGGGCAATATCCGGCAGCTGGAGAATATTGTGGAGTACTGCGTCAATATGGCGGAGGGGTCTACGGTGAAGGTGGAGGACCTGCCGGCCTATTTCCTCCGGGAGGTCAGCAATCAGCCCGCGCCCACCCTGAAGGGGATGGAGAGCGCCACCATCCGGGAGATGCTGGACCACTACGGCTGGGATATGAAGGGCAAAGCCCGCACCGCCGAGGCGCTGGGGATCAGTCTGCGAACACTGTATCGGAAGATGGATCAGGCCCATTTTTCAGATAAATGA
- the metG gene encoding methionine--tRNA ligase subunit beta — protein MEPNELKQEPFKAEIELEDFRKLDFRICQVVACEEVVKSRNFLKLTVNDGQGERTIMSTIRSYYKPEELVGKKIVVLVNLKPHKFCGVVSEGMLIAVDMPEQDDCKVLFAHDGCPVGQSVS, from the coding sequence ATGGAACCCAATGAACTGAAGCAAGAGCCTTTCAAGGCGGAGATCGAGCTGGAGGATTTCCGGAAGTTGGATTTTCGGATCTGCCAGGTGGTAGCCTGTGAAGAGGTGGTCAAGAGCCGCAACTTCCTGAAGCTCACCGTCAACGACGGCCAGGGAGAGCGGACCATCATGTCCACCATCCGCTCCTACTACAAGCCCGAGGAACTGGTGGGGAAGAAGATCGTGGTGCTGGTGAATCTGAAGCCCCACAAGTTCTGCGGTGTGGTCAGCGAGGGCATGCTGATCGCCGTGGACATGCCGGAGCAGGACGACTGCAAGGTCCTCTTTGCCCACGACGGCTGCCCCGTGGGCCAGAGCGTCAGCTGA
- a CDS encoding DUF554 domain-containing protein, with protein sequence MLIGTTVNALAIMAGALVGLLLRRLAGLPGEKSAAGQLTLGDRLQEIIMKGLSLCVFYIGVDGMLEGENTLVAILSMVIGAVIGELLDLDARMQGLGDWLQKKVSGLLKGSGTVNVSEGFVTSCLLFCVGAMAIVGALEDGLTGDHSTLFAKALLDGVGSILFASSLGVGVLFSAFAVFLYQGTIALLASFLTPLLAPEIITEMTCVGSILIVALSLNMLGLTRIKVMNLVPACLMPILLINITRLFS encoded by the coding sequence ATGTTGATTGGTACTACTGTCAATGCCCTTGCCATTATGGCCGGCGCGTTGGTCGGCCTGCTCCTCCGGCGTCTGGCGGGTCTGCCCGGCGAAAAAAGCGCGGCCGGGCAGCTGACCCTTGGCGACCGGCTCCAGGAAATTATTATGAAGGGCCTTTCCCTGTGCGTGTTTTACATCGGCGTGGACGGAATGCTGGAGGGGGAAAACACCTTGGTGGCCATTTTGTCCATGGTCATCGGAGCCGTGATCGGCGAGCTGCTGGACCTGGACGCAAGGATGCAGGGCCTTGGAGACTGGCTTCAGAAGAAGGTATCCGGCCTTCTGAAGGGCAGCGGCACCGTCAACGTCTCAGAGGGGTTCGTCACCTCCTGCCTCCTTTTCTGCGTGGGCGCCATGGCCATTGTGGGCGCCCTGGAGGACGGGCTCACCGGCGACCACTCCACCCTGTTCGCCAAAGCCCTGCTGGACGGCGTGGGCTCCATCCTGTTTGCCTCCTCCCTTGGCGTAGGCGTTCTCTTCTCCGCCTTCGCGGTTTTTCTCTACCAGGGAACCATCGCCCTGCTGGCCTCCTTTCTCACCCCCCTGCTGGCCCCTGAGATCATCACGGAGATGACCTGCGTGGGCTCCATCCTCATCGTGGCCCTCTCCCTCAATATGCTGGGGCTTACCCGCATCAAGGTCATGAACCTGGTGCCCGCCTGCCTCATGCCGATCCTGCTGATCAATATCACAAGGCTGTTCAGCTGA
- a CDS encoding tRNA threonylcarbamoyladenosine dehydratase: MDGQFLRNEMIWGRSGQERLAASHVIVFGLGGVGSYAVEALVRSGVGELTLVDSDTVAATNLNRQLEALHSTLGQSKAEAIAARARDIHPEALLHPVCAAYDAAHREAFFPEGCRYDYIVDAIDLVSCKIDLIETARRLRIPILSALGTGNKLDPSLLQITDLSRTYGCPLARVMRRELRGRGIEHLNVVFSPEEPVPTEQLEAPPPGRRSVPASTPWVPACAGLMLASRVVTDLVKEREAQC; this comes from the coding sequence ATGGACGGACAATTTTTACGAAATGAAATGATCTGGGGGAGATCGGGCCAGGAGCGGCTTGCCGCCTCCCACGTCATCGTCTTCGGCCTGGGCGGTGTGGGCAGCTACGCCGTGGAGGCTCTGGTCCGCTCCGGCGTGGGAGAGCTGACCCTGGTGGACAGCGACACCGTGGCCGCCACCAACCTGAACCGCCAGCTGGAGGCCCTCCACTCCACCCTCGGGCAGAGCAAGGCCGAGGCCATTGCCGCCCGGGCCAGGGACATCCATCCGGAGGCGTTGCTTCATCCGGTCTGCGCCGCCTACGACGCGGCCCACCGGGAGGCGTTCTTTCCGGAGGGCTGCCGCTACGACTACATTGTGGACGCCATCGATCTGGTCTCCTGCAAGATCGATCTGATCGAGACCGCCCGGCGCCTCCGGATTCCCATTCTCAGTGCCCTTGGCACCGGCAATAAGTTAGACCCCTCCCTTCTGCAGATCACCGACCTCTCCAGAACCTACGGCTGCCCGCTGGCCCGGGTCATGCGCCGGGAGCTGCGGGGCCGGGGAATCGAGCACCTGAACGTGGTCTTCAGCCCGGAGGAGCCGGTCCCCACCGAGCAGCTTGAGGCTCCGCCGCCGGGACGGCGCAGCGTCCCCGCCAGCACGCCCTGGGTCCCGGCCTGCGCGGGGCTGATGCTGGCCTCCCGTGTGGTAACAGATTTGGTGAAAGAGAGAGAAGCACAATGTTGA
- a CDS encoding peptidylprolyl isomerase, translated as MSASREKKNRQGQEGTGFNDPRTAREAENRRQEKRSNILYATIGVLFAVVALIVLVVKSGVLQNTVAAATIHGEKYKAEEVNYYYVNAYNSFLNQYGDYISYIGLDPTQSLKAQQSAFSEGQTWHEYFVDQGLATMSSVHALADKAEAEGFTVDDLDQQVQTNLDDLAAFVEEFNTNNTTSYTAETYLQAMYGEKMTMDLYKEQVRLAIIASAFSSDYQNNQLSYTPDDLKAEYEVNRQNYDVVNYESIYVSGSVPTKDADGNDVEVTDEMTAAAMAEAKTAADGVLTAFQSGETLEAQSAANEDLSYNFAEESTYSSAPAAAQEWLFDISRKEGDVTVLEADTGYYVALFHSRSRHDYSTVDVRHILIQTEASQLAESDEGYDADVERLKAQAKSQAESLYQAWKDGAATEDSFAELANEQSSDPGSNTNGGLYEQVYKGQMVASFNDWCFDENRKTGDTGIVETDYGCHIMYFVGQDAPYWQVQVENTLRTKDYNTWYEEVTSGYEATTSKLGLQYVG; from the coding sequence ATGAGCGCTTCACGAGAGAAGAAAAACCGGCAGGGCCAGGAGGGCACCGGTTTCAACGACCCCCGCACCGCCCGGGAGGCGGAAAACCGCAGGCAGGAAAAGCGGTCCAACATCCTGTACGCCACCATCGGCGTGCTCTTTGCGGTGGTGGCTTTGATTGTCCTCGTGGTCAAGTCCGGCGTGCTGCAAAACACCGTCGCCGCGGCCACCATTCACGGCGAAAAATACAAGGCCGAGGAAGTCAATTACTACTATGTCAACGCCTACAACAGCTTCCTCAATCAGTACGGCGACTATATCTCCTATATCGGCCTGGACCCCACCCAGTCACTGAAGGCCCAGCAGTCCGCCTTCAGCGAGGGGCAGACCTGGCATGAGTATTTTGTGGACCAGGGCCTGGCAACCATGTCCTCCGTCCACGCCCTGGCCGACAAGGCCGAGGCGGAAGGGTTTACGGTGGATGATCTGGATCAGCAGGTCCAGACCAATTTGGATGACCTGGCCGCCTTTGTGGAGGAGTTCAACACCAACAACACCACCTCCTATACGGCCGAAACCTACCTGCAGGCCATGTACGGCGAAAAGATGACCATGGACCTCTACAAAGAGCAGGTCCGCCTGGCCATCATTGCCTCCGCATTCTCCAGCGACTATCAGAACAACCAGCTCTCCTACACTCCGGACGACCTGAAGGCCGAATATGAGGTCAACCGGCAGAACTACGATGTGGTGAACTACGAGAGCATTTACGTCAGCGGCTCCGTGCCCACCAAAGACGCCGACGGCAACGACGTGGAGGTCACCGATGAGATGACCGCGGCCGCCATGGCGGAGGCCAAGACCGCCGCCGACGGCGTGCTCACCGCCTTCCAGTCCGGCGAGACCCTGGAGGCCCAGTCCGCTGCAAATGAGGACCTGAGCTACAATTTTGCAGAGGAGTCCACTTACTCCTCCGCTCCCGCGGCCGCCCAGGAGTGGCTGTTCGACATCTCCCGCAAAGAGGGAGACGTCACTGTCCTTGAGGCCGACACCGGCTACTATGTGGCGCTCTTCCACTCCCGCAGCCGTCATGACTACAGCACTGTGGACGTCCGCCACATTCTGATCCAGACCGAAGCCTCCCAGCTGGCTGAGTCCGACGAGGGATACGACGCCGATGTGGAGCGCCTGAAAGCTCAGGCCAAGAGCCAAGCGGAAAGCCTGTACCAGGCGTGGAAGGACGGCGCGGCCACCGAGGACTCCTTTGCCGAACTGGCCAATGAGCAGTCCTCCGACCCCGGTTCCAACACCAACGGCGGCCTCTATGAGCAGGTCTACAAGGGACAGATGGTCGCCTCCTTCAACGACTGGTGCTTCGACGAGAACCGCAAGACTGGCGACACCGGCATCGTGGAAACCGACTATGGCTGCCACATCATGTATTTTGTGGGACAGGACGCCCCTTACTGGCAGGTGCAGGTGGAAAACACCCTGCGTACCAAGGATTACAACACATGGTACGAGGAAGTCACCTCCGGCTATGAGGCCACCACCTCAAAGTTGGGCCTGCAATACGTTGGTTGA
- a CDS encoding DUF1292 domain-containing protein, with product MSEEFGPNFITLTDEDGNEIELEYVDALEHNGQTYMAFFPVVADEQDPEQVENAEDYGLVILKSVLENGEELLSTLDDDAELDRVYELFMEQLLEDEEEDS from the coding sequence ATGAGCGAGGAGTTTGGACCCAATTTTATCACCCTGACCGACGAGGACGGCAACGAAATCGAACTGGAGTATGTGGACGCGCTGGAGCATAACGGCCAGACCTATATGGCCTTTTTCCCCGTGGTGGCGGATGAGCAGGACCCGGAGCAGGTGGAAAACGCCGAGGACTACGGCCTTGTCATTTTGAAATCCGTGCTGGAAAACGGTGAGGAGCTTCTCTCCACCCTGGATGACGACGCGGAACTGGACCGGGTTTACGAGCTGTTTATGGAGCAGCTGCTGGAAGACGAGGAAGAAGATTCCTAA
- a CDS encoding transglycosylase domain-containing protein, which produces MDHEHQERQPAQRRRRRKKQSTGKRIAKIIGTLMLVFVLTCCFFAGIFMTYVNTTLSKEASLDMSEFTSDQTSFIYYMDRDSGQWEELQILKSEVNRIEVTIDKIPKNLQDACVAIEDARFYTHNGVDWKRTAGAVVNMFFGMRDTFGGSTITQQLIKNLTGDKEGTVKRKVTEIFRALDLEKRYEKSEILEMYLNEIFLGYNCYGVQSASQYYFGKDVSALSLAECASLIGITNNPWVYDPLRNEKSLANNQSRKETILYEMQDQGYITQEEYDSAMAEKVVFTEDATEPEDDSDGVKYNSYFVDQVIRDVSADLAEKLDISEKAATHQLYYNGYKIYTTIDPEIQSIAESVFEDRSNADYTSRKGQPLHSAITIVEPTTGNVVAMVGDVGAKEGDLVWNWATTVRQCGSSIKPIASYAPALDSGVITMASVLDNSPVQLLNGNPWPKNSNGTYTGLMTLSAAVAGSVNAVAVRVNQMLGVSNSYSFLENNLGITTLVDDDLNLSALGLGGLTYGVTTEQMAAAFASFANDGVYNKPRLYTEVRDSSDELVLENPQESQVAMKETTAYFMNKLLKGVVSGGTGGGAYFPGMTIAGKTGTTSDNYDRYFVGYTPYYSAAVWCGYKENEKIVSSVNPSAALWRKVMSKVHEGLSNKDFSKPSSGLVTVQVCKDSGLLATDACAHDIRGESRVQSVEVAKGTEPTETCSLHTEIQYCTEGKCIAGEYCPEDTVTTVSVLDYTRDSFGASVADTPYLLGTLEAAAEEAKAASGTTCTVHTTAPEPPPEEGGEPGGDPGGSGGEGENPGGSGSGSSSGGNTDSPEGGGDNWFDEFWGPSEPSEPIQ; this is translated from the coding sequence ATGGATCATGAACATCAGGAGCGTCAGCCGGCTCAGCGGCGCAGACGCCGTAAAAAGCAGAGCACCGGAAAACGGATTGCGAAGATCATCGGTACACTGATGCTGGTCTTTGTCCTGACCTGCTGCTTCTTTGCGGGAATTTTTATGACCTATGTGAATACCACGCTGTCCAAGGAAGCCTCCTTGGACATGAGTGAATTCACCAGCGACCAGACCTCTTTCATCTATTATATGGACAGGGATTCCGGCCAGTGGGAGGAGCTGCAGATTCTCAAGAGCGAGGTCAACCGCATCGAGGTGACCATCGACAAGATTCCGAAAAATTTGCAGGATGCCTGCGTCGCCATTGAGGACGCCCGCTTCTATACCCACAACGGCGTGGACTGGAAGCGGACTGCCGGCGCGGTGGTCAACATGTTTTTCGGTATGCGGGATACCTTCGGCGGCTCCACCATCACTCAGCAGCTGATCAAGAACCTGACCGGCGACAAAGAGGGAACCGTCAAGCGCAAGGTGACGGAGATTTTCCGGGCCCTGGACCTGGAGAAGCGGTACGAGAAGAGCGAAATCCTGGAGATGTACCTCAACGAAATCTTCCTTGGATACAACTGCTATGGCGTACAGTCGGCTTCCCAGTACTATTTCGGCAAGGACGTGTCGGCGCTCTCCCTGGCGGAGTGCGCCAGCCTGATCGGCATCACCAACAACCCCTGGGTATATGACCCCCTGCGCAATGAGAAGAGCCTGGCCAACAACCAGAGCCGTAAGGAGACCATCCTGTACGAGATGCAGGACCAGGGCTACATCACCCAGGAGGAGTACGACAGCGCCATGGCGGAGAAGGTGGTCTTCACCGAGGACGCCACGGAGCCGGAGGATGATTCCGACGGCGTGAAGTACAACTCCTACTTTGTGGATCAGGTGATCCGGGATGTGTCCGCGGATCTTGCTGAAAAGTTAGACATTTCGGAGAAGGCGGCCACGCATCAGCTCTATTACAACGGCTATAAGATCTACACCACCATCGATCCGGAGATCCAGTCCATTGCCGAGTCCGTGTTTGAGGACCGCTCCAACGCGGACTACACGTCGCGCAAAGGACAGCCGCTTCACTCAGCCATCACCATTGTGGAGCCCACCACCGGAAACGTGGTGGCCATGGTGGGCGATGTGGGGGCGAAAGAGGGCGATCTGGTGTGGAACTGGGCCACCACGGTGCGCCAGTGCGGCTCCTCCATCAAGCCTATTGCCTCTTATGCGCCGGCCCTGGATTCCGGTGTCATCACCATGGCCTCTGTCCTTGACAACTCGCCGGTGCAGCTGCTCAATGGAAATCCCTGGCCCAAGAACTCCAACGGAACTTACACCGGATTGATGACGCTGAGCGCCGCCGTGGCCGGTTCCGTCAACGCCGTGGCGGTCCGGGTCAACCAGATGTTAGGCGTGTCCAACTCCTACTCCTTCCTTGAGAACAACCTGGGCATCACCACACTGGTGGACGACGACCTGAATCTGTCGGCCCTGGGCCTGGGCGGATTGACCTATGGCGTCACCACGGAGCAGATGGCCGCCGCCTTTGCCTCCTTTGCCAATGACGGCGTCTACAACAAGCCCCGGCTGTATACGGAGGTCCGGGATTCCTCGGACGAGCTGGTTCTGGAGAATCCCCAGGAGTCCCAGGTGGCTATGAAGGAGACCACGGCCTACTTTATGAACAAGCTGCTCAAGGGGGTTGTCAGCGGCGGAACCGGCGGCGGCGCCTACTTCCCCGGAATGACCATCGCCGGAAAGACCGGCACCACCTCCGACAACTACGACCGGTATTTCGTAGGCTACACGCCCTATTACAGCGCCGCCGTCTGGTGCGGCTATAAGGAGAATGAGAAGATCGTCTCCAGCGTCAACCCCTCCGCGGCCCTGTGGCGCAAGGTCATGAGCAAGGTCCATGAGGGCCTTTCCAACAAGGACTTCTCCAAGCCAAGCAGCGGTCTTGTGACGGTGCAGGTCTGCAAGGACAGCGGCCTTTTGGCCACAGACGCCTGCGCCCACGACATCCGGGGTGAGAGCCGGGTTCAGTCGGTGGAGGTGGCAAAGGGAACCGAGCCTACGGAAACCTGCAGCCTCCACACGGAAATTCAGTACTGCACAGAGGGAAAGTGCATTGCCGGTGAGTATTGCCCGGAGGATACGGTGACCACCGTGTCCGTCCTGGACTACACCCGTGACAGCTTCGGCGCCTCTGTGGCGGACACGCCCTATCTTCTGGGCACGCTGGAGGCCGCCGCGGAAGAGGCCAAGGCCGCCTCGGGCACTACCTGCACCGTTCACACCACAGCTCCCGAGCCGCCTCCGGAAGAGGGAGGCGAACCCGGCGGAGATCCTGGCGGCAGCGGCGGCGAGGGAGAGAACCCCGGCGGCAGCGGCTCCGGCAGCAGCTCCGGTGGAAATACAGACAGCCCGGAGGGGGGAGGGGACAACTGGTTTGACGAGTTCTGGGGTCCCTCAGAGCCTTCCGAGCCCATCCAGTGA
- the ytvI gene encoding sporulation integral membrane protein YtvI yields the protein MNRQISFLLWIGCASAGIALFYLAFRYFLPWMLPFVLALAIAACLEPAVQWLRRRFGFQRGFSSASLTLLLLGLALFLLIRGFTTLAEEAYGFLQQLPSLMAPLPNVLAGWEQKLERFCAACPEGMQNWLRTLPEAVASQAPQAATRLSQELLDLLSACAEKLPDLVLFLVTTVLAVFYTTSRYPQIRAFIVRQLPERWRPSARGVKKSVLVTLSRWLRAECILILLTFVQLLAGFLLLRVDYALLMAVLTAVIDALPILGVGTVLLPWGLFCFLSGAVPRGVGLLALYAVILLVHSFMEPKLMASQAGLPPIAALAAMYLGYRSLGLAGMIFFPFLLLLLKQLQDSGWLHLWK from the coding sequence ATGAACCGTCAGATTTCCTTTTTGCTGTGGATCGGGTGCGCGTCTGCCGGGATCGCGCTCTTCTATCTGGCCTTTCGGTATTTTCTCCCCTGGATGCTGCCGTTTGTGCTGGCCCTGGCCATTGCCGCCTGCCTGGAGCCGGCGGTGCAGTGGCTGCGCCGGCGCTTTGGGTTTCAGCGTGGATTTTCATCCGCCAGTCTGACGCTCCTCCTGTTGGGGCTGGCGCTCTTCCTGCTGATCCGGGGCTTCACCACCCTGGCAGAGGAAGCCTACGGCTTTTTACAGCAGCTGCCCTCTTTGATGGCGCCGCTGCCAAATGTGCTGGCCGGGTGGGAACAAAAATTGGAGCGGTTTTGCGCGGCCTGCCCGGAAGGGATGCAAAACTGGCTGCGCACCCTGCCGGAGGCCGTGGCAAGTCAGGCGCCCCAGGCCGCCACCCGCCTGTCCCAGGAGCTGCTGGACCTTCTCTCCGCCTGCGCGGAAAAGCTGCCGGACCTGGTTCTGTTCCTTGTGACCACCGTGCTGGCCGTCTTCTACACCACCAGCCGCTATCCTCAAATCCGCGCTTTCATCGTGCGCCAGCTGCCCGAGCGGTGGCGCCCTTCGGCCCGGGGCGTAAAAAAGAGCGTGCTGGTCACGCTGAGCCGCTGGCTGCGGGCGGAGTGCATACTGATCCTCCTGACCTTTGTTCAGCTGCTGGCCGGTTTTTTACTGCTGAGGGTGGACTACGCGCTGCTGATGGCCGTGCTGACGGCGGTGATCGACGCCCTGCCCATCTTAGGGGTGGGCACGGTGCTGCTGCCGTGGGGGCTGTTCTGTTTTTTGAGCGGTGCCGTTCCCCGGGGTGTCGGATTGCTGGCCCTCTATGCGGTGATCCTCCTGGTCCACAGCTTCATGGAGCCGAAGCTCATGGCCTCTCAGGCCGGACTGCCCCCTATTGCCGCCCTGGCGGCCATGTATCTTGGCTACCGCTCCCTTGGTCTTGCGGGGATGATTTTCTTCCCGTTTTTGCTGCTGCTGCTCAAGCAGCTTCAGGACTCCGGCTGGCTGCATTTGTGGAAATAA
- a CDS encoding ACT domain-containing protein has product MSIQIKYYLVAADALPEIFIKVAEAKRMMQTGEADTVGAATRQVGISRSAFYKYKDAVQPFNDMKAGRIITFYAMLKDNTGVLSSVLSIFANSGANILTINQSIPTNGCAAVTISAETSDMEETLEALIAEVSSAPGVVKFEILAG; this is encoded by the coding sequence ATGAGTATTCAGATCAAATATTACCTGGTGGCGGCGGACGCGCTGCCTGAGATTTTCATCAAGGTGGCCGAGGCCAAGCGCATGATGCAGACAGGGGAGGCGGATACGGTGGGCGCGGCCACCCGGCAGGTGGGCATCAGCCGCAGCGCGTTCTACAAATATAAGGATGCGGTGCAGCCCTTCAACGACATGAAGGCCGGGCGGATCATCACCTTTTACGCCATGCTGAAGGACAACACGGGCGTTTTGTCCAGCGTCCTGTCTATTTTTGCCAACTCGGGGGCAAATATACTGACCATCAATCAGAGCATTCCCACCAACGGGTGCGCCGCCGTGACCATCTCCGCGGAGACCTCCGACATGGAGGAGACGCTGGAGGCGCTGATCGCGGAGGTCTCCTCCGCGCCCGGAGTGGTGAAATTTGAAATTCTGGCCGGATAA